A window of the Rhizobium viscosum genome harbors these coding sequences:
- a CDS encoding sugar-binding transcriptional regulator, producing the protein MTDADDTLAVRAAWLHYAGGLTQSDVARRLGIPSVKAHRLIARAVADGVVKVTIDGDIVECVELEARLAERFGLQYCEVAPDLGEEGLPLRALGHAGAGYLKREIEHGDHAVIGLGHGRTLSAAVQYMPRINAKDIRFVSLLGGLTRNYGANPYDVMHRIAEKTGTHAYVMPVPFFANTTEDREVLRAQRGVKEVFDLANDADLKLVGLGTVDAEAQLVLSGLVEPGEIEDVAAAGGVGEILGHFFNADGQILDTALTGRTLSASFPTTTKERLVALAGGQAKVAAIRAILRSRRLHGLITDERTARALLA; encoded by the coding sequence ATGACGGATGCCGATGATACGCTAGCCGTGCGGGCCGCCTGGCTTCATTACGCCGGCGGTTTGACACAGTCCGACGTTGCCCGGCGCCTCGGCATACCCTCGGTCAAGGCGCATCGGCTCATCGCGCGGGCCGTTGCCGATGGTGTCGTCAAGGTCACGATCGACGGAGATATCGTCGAATGCGTCGAACTGGAGGCGCGGCTCGCCGAACGCTTCGGACTGCAATATTGCGAGGTGGCACCCGATCTTGGCGAAGAGGGCTTGCCGCTGCGCGCGCTCGGTCACGCGGGAGCCGGCTATCTGAAGCGCGAGATCGAACACGGTGATCACGCAGTCATTGGCCTTGGCCACGGCCGCACGCTTTCGGCTGCCGTTCAGTATATGCCGCGGATAAATGCCAAGGACATACGCTTCGTTTCCCTGCTTGGCGGTCTCACGCGAAATTATGGTGCCAATCCCTACGACGTCATGCACCGTATCGCGGAAAAGACCGGCACGCATGCCTATGTCATGCCGGTTCCCTTCTTCGCCAATACCACCGAGGACCGAGAGGTGCTGAGGGCACAGCGTGGCGTCAAGGAAGTATTCGATCTCGCCAATGACGCCGACCTGAAGCTCGTCGGCCTGGGTACGGTGGACGCCGAGGCCCAGCTGGTGCTCTCTGGCCTGGTCGAGCCAGGCGAGATCGAAGATGTCGCTGCCGCGGGCGGCGTCGGTGAAATACTCGGTCACTTTTTCAACGCAGACGGCCAAATCCTCGATACAGCACTGACCGGGCGCACCCTTTCGGCATCTTTTCCGACAACGACGAAGGAACGCCTCGTGGCCCTGGCGGGCGGACAGGCCAAGGTGGCGGCGATACGGGCGATCCTGCGCAGCCGACGCCTGCATGGGTTGATAACGGACGAACGGACCGCGCGAGCCCTTCTTGCCTGA
- a CDS encoding DeoR/GlpR family DNA-binding transcription regulator — MKREERQQLIVNLLVEGKTVEVDDLAERFSVSKMTIHRDLDDLEQAGVLRKVRGGATIDAGTQFESDFRIRERQGGEAKVAMAQEALAIVEPGMTVMVNDGSMAAVLGEMLLRKRPLTVITNNAAIMERLKGENGITLIALGGIYSAKFNAYLGVVTEEALSRLRADIAFISTPAVGGRLAYHMDDNVVRAKRAMISSSARSCLLVNHQRIGHTALHVMADLTDFDTVITDSAPSAAVLDEFDRAGIKLTIAPAQDQA, encoded by the coding sequence ATGAAACGGGAAGAACGCCAGCAGCTGATCGTCAATCTGCTTGTCGAGGGCAAGACCGTCGAAGTGGATGATCTTGCTGAACGTTTTTCCGTTTCGAAGATGACCATTCACCGCGATCTCGACGATCTCGAGCAGGCGGGTGTGCTGCGCAAGGTACGCGGTGGCGCGACGATCGATGCCGGAACGCAATTCGAGAGTGATTTTCGCATTCGCGAGCGTCAGGGCGGGGAAGCCAAGGTTGCGATGGCGCAAGAAGCGCTGGCCATTGTCGAACCGGGCATGACGGTCATGGTCAATGACGGATCGATGGCTGCGGTTCTCGGCGAGATGCTGTTGCGTAAGCGACCGCTGACGGTGATCACCAACAATGCGGCGATCATGGAACGGCTGAAGGGCGAGAACGGTATCACCCTGATTGCGCTCGGAGGCATCTATTCCGCGAAGTTCAACGCCTATCTCGGGGTTGTGACGGAGGAAGCGCTGTCGCGTCTGAGGGCTGATATCGCTTTCATTTCGACGCCCGCGGTCGGCGGCAGGCTCGCCTATCACATGGACGACAATGTCGTTCGCGCCAAGCGGGCGATGATCTCGTCTTCGGCCAGGAGCTGCCTACTGGTCAACCACCAGCGGATCGGCCACACGGCGCTGCATGTCATGGCGGATCTGACTGATTTCGACACTGTTATCACCGACAGCGCACCATCTGCCGCTGTTCTCGACGAATTCGATCGGGCGGGTATCAAGCTCACCATCGCTCCAGCACAGGATCAGGCATGA
- a CDS encoding triose-phosphate isomerase yields the protein MTEKPRFWIGTSWKMNKTLAEAEHFARGLEAADAIRDPMIQRFVIPPFTAVREVKRMLAKTSVKVGAQNMHWADQGAWTGEISPLMLKDCDLDIVELGHSERREFFGETDETVGLKTEAAVRHGLIPLICIGETLADRESGKAAEILAVQVRGALSKLSDEQKSAEILLAYEPVWAIGERGIPATADYADARQAEIIAVAEAVLGRKIPCLYGGSVNPQNCEELILSPHIDGLFIGRSAWNVEGYLDILAKCAAKLQGEKR from the coding sequence ATGACGGAGAAACCACGCTTCTGGATTGGCACCAGCTGGAAGATGAACAAGACGCTCGCGGAGGCCGAGCATTTCGCCCGCGGCCTCGAGGCGGCCGATGCTATACGCGATCCGATGATCCAGCGCTTCGTGATACCGCCGTTTACCGCCGTACGGGAGGTCAAGCGCATGCTTGCAAAGACCTCCGTTAAGGTCGGTGCGCAGAACATGCATTGGGCGGATCAGGGCGCCTGGACGGGCGAAATCTCCCCTTTGATGCTGAAGGATTGTGATCTCGATATCGTGGAGCTCGGGCATTCCGAGCGGCGCGAGTTTTTCGGAGAGACGGATGAGACCGTCGGGCTGAAGACGGAGGCGGCGGTTCGGCATGGCCTGATCCCGCTCATCTGCATCGGCGAAACCCTTGCTGATCGGGAGAGCGGAAAAGCCGCGGAGATCCTCGCAGTCCAGGTCCGCGGGGCGCTGTCGAAGCTGTCCGACGAACAGAAATCGGCGGAAATCCTGCTTGCATACGAGCCTGTCTGGGCGATCGGCGAAAGAGGCATTCCGGCAACGGCTGACTATGCCGATGCCCGCCAGGCTGAGATCATTGCGGTCGCCGAAGCCGTACTCGGGCGAAAAATTCCCTGCCTCTACGGCGGGTCGGTCAATCCGCAGAACTGCGAGGAATTGATTTTGAGCCCGCATATCGACGGACTCTTCATCGGCCGTTCCGCCTGGAACGTCGAGGGCTATCTCGACATCCTCGCGAAATGTGCCGCCAAACTCCAAGGAGAAAAAAGATGA
- the derI gene encoding D-erythrulose-4-phosphate isomerase, which yields MKLAIAGDSAGEGLAKVLAEHLKDRFDVHEVSRINDGLDPFYANLSDRVASGVIDGTYDKAILVCGTGIGVCISANKVPGIRAALTHDTYSAERAALSNNAQIITMGARVIGPELAKSIADAFLAQTFDQNGRSAGNVSAIDELDAKYNAR from the coding sequence ATGAAGCTTGCAATTGCTGGAGACAGTGCCGGAGAAGGTCTCGCCAAGGTGCTCGCCGAACACCTCAAGGATCGGTTTGATGTCCATGAGGTGTCGCGCATCAACGACGGGCTCGATCCGTTCTATGCCAACCTTTCGGATCGCGTTGCCTCGGGCGTGATCGACGGCACCTATGACAAGGCAATCCTGGTCTGCGGTACCGGCATCGGCGTCTGCATTTCGGCCAACAAGGTGCCCGGCATCCGTGCTGCCCTAACGCACGACACGTACTCGGCCGAGCGTGCCGCTCTTTCCAACAACGCGCAGATCATCACGATGGGCGCGCGCGTCATTGGGCCTGAGCTTGCGAAGTCGATCGCTGACGCATTTCTTGCTCAGACATTCGACCAGAACGGCCGTTCAGCCGGCAATGTCTCGGCGATCGATGAACTCGACGCAAAATACAACGCGCGTTGA
- a CDS encoding SGNH/GDSL hydrolase family protein yields MTFAEHLKSLRFSGIRVFGDSITAGFNASHPDLAWPALFAAKLGALSLRNHAIPGTVLQASALADGKARADNGVSRFAGALLDAPHRDAILILYGYNDARYTAAPDSMNARSFSRDYANMLEKLIEAGHAERLAIGSPPYIPDSGFSVGSAGFTGQTRLGFEVYVRAVQELAQAFRIFYAPIYERMKACGDGSLASPDLTHPNDAGHRVICDAFRHAVIHEKPA; encoded by the coding sequence ATGACATTTGCAGAGCATCTGAAATCGCTGAGGTTTTCCGGAATCCGCGTATTCGGCGACAGCATCACCGCCGGGTTCAATGCCAGCCATCCGGATCTGGCCTGGCCGGCGCTGTTTGCGGCCAAGCTGGGTGCATTGTCGCTCCGCAATCATGCGATCCCAGGGACGGTGCTGCAGGCATCGGCGCTTGCCGATGGAAAAGCGCGAGCAGACAACGGCGTCAGCAGGTTTGCCGGCGCCCTGCTCGATGCCCCGCATCGCGACGCGATCCTCATCCTCTATGGCTATAACGACGCCCGCTACACGGCCGCACCTGACAGCATGAACGCGAGGAGCTTCAGTCGTGACTATGCAAATATGCTGGAGAAACTGATCGAAGCGGGCCATGCGGAAAGGCTTGCGATCGGCAGTCCGCCCTATATTCCCGACAGCGGTTTCTCAGTTGGAAGCGCCGGCTTTACCGGCCAGACACGCCTGGGCTTTGAAGTCTATGTCCGGGCCGTGCAAGAACTGGCGCAGGCTTTTCGCATCTTCTATGCGCCTATCTACGAACGGATGAAAGCATGTGGCGATGGCTCACTGGCGTCGCCCGATCTAACGCACCCCAATGATGCCGGTCATCGCGTCATCTGCGACGCGTTTAGACATGCCGTCATTCATGAGAAACCGGCTTAG
- a CDS encoding LacI family DNA-binding transcriptional regulator — MASTKRLTQHDIAKLAGVSQATVSLVLNGAPTALARIPQETRERVQQVIRTTGYVADPIARRMAKGLNRILGVFTYEPAFPSEQADFFAPFLLGIEEEAQAQNYDLLLLTGAGVGRERKIFADGNRLRIADGCLVLGREFDRAELKRLVTGDYPFVAIGRREDAGGPVPYVGGDYASATRALVEKARSLGHGRLAFIGPSGSAESVVDRWRGFLDAITGNADLVLHVDEVGQGAAETLDAIIESGASAVFFVELADAVRVEAAARERGLSIPGDFSAVVLGSHVRAERSHVQFTSFNIPREEMGRQATAMLVRRIEDASPVEQILLTCEPVEGQTLGPAKKRT, encoded by the coding sequence GTGGCGAGCACTAAGCGCTTGACTCAGCACGATATTGCGAAATTGGCGGGCGTTAGCCAGGCAACCGTTTCGCTTGTGTTGAACGGTGCGCCGACGGCCCTGGCTCGTATTCCCCAGGAAACCCGTGAGCGCGTCCAGCAGGTCATCCGCACGACAGGCTATGTGGCCGATCCGATCGCCCGGCGGATGGCCAAGGGTCTCAATCGCATCCTCGGCGTCTTCACGTACGAACCGGCCTTTCCGAGCGAGCAGGCGGACTTTTTTGCGCCCTTCCTGCTCGGTATCGAGGAAGAGGCGCAGGCGCAGAATTATGACCTGCTGCTGTTGACCGGCGCCGGCGTCGGCCGTGAGCGCAAGATTTTTGCCGACGGCAACCGGCTGAGGATCGCCGATGGCTGCCTCGTTCTCGGCCGTGAATTCGATCGGGCCGAGCTGAAACGGCTTGTAACAGGCGATTACCCCTTCGTGGCGATCGGCCGACGTGAGGACGCAGGCGGACCCGTTCCTTACGTCGGCGGCGATTATGCCAGCGCCACGCGGGCGCTGGTCGAAAAGGCGCGCTCTCTCGGTCATGGCCGGCTGGCCTTCATCGGTCCAAGCGGATCGGCTGAGTCCGTCGTCGACCGCTGGCGCGGTTTTTTGGACGCGATCACCGGAAATGCTGACCTGGTTTTGCATGTGGACGAGGTTGGCCAGGGTGCTGCCGAAACACTTGATGCGATCATAGAGAGCGGCGCGAGCGCTGTTTTTTTCGTCGAATTGGCGGATGCGGTCCGTGTCGAAGCGGCTGCGCGCGAGCGCGGCCTGTCCATTCCGGGCGACTTCTCTGCCGTGGTGCTCGGCAGTCATGTGCGGGCCGAGCGTAGCCATGTGCAGTTCACCTCCTTCAACATTCCTCGCGAGGAAATGGGGCGTCAGGCGACCGCAATGCTGGTGCGCCGCATCGAAGATGCCTCTCCCGTCGAACAAATTCTTCTGACCTGCGAACCCGTCGAGGGGCAAACCCTCGGACCAGCCAAGAAACGGACCTGA
- a CDS encoding FAD-dependent oxidoreductase translates to MRADILVVGGGLGGVAAALGACRAGKSVIMTEEFDWIGGQLTSQGVPSDEHTWVEQFGITRSYRKLRNGVRQYYRDNYPLTEGARAWGDLNPGGGWVSRICAEPRVSLAVMEAMLMPYRGAGRLRVLQPYRPVAADVDGDTVRSVTVRHRDTNREVVITADYILDATELGDLLPMTRTDYAKGFEAQSDTGEPSAPSEAQPDNVQAVSICFAVDCVDGDQTIDKPENYDYWRKYQPHFWGGPLLGFTAPHPRTLEFTTRSFTPNVDDDPLLVDADQRKGGGDENLWLFRRIAARGNFQPGFYQSDICFVNWPMIDYMDGTIIDVSEDDKALHLRAAADLSYSVFYWLQTEAPRIDGGQGYRGLRLRGDITGTEHGLAMAPYIRESRRIKPVTRITEQDLSYEVRGGKGAVSYRDSIGIGMYRIDLHPSTGGDNYIDVPSCPFEIPLGALLPQRMTNLIAAGKNIGTTHITNGCYRLHPVEWNIGEAAGMLAAHCLDKGLKPHQVQENDTHLHDFQKDLVREGIEIRWPVIAAY, encoded by the coding sequence ATGCGAGCGGATATTCTGGTGGTTGGCGGCGGCCTTGGCGGCGTGGCGGCAGCACTTGGCGCATGCCGCGCCGGCAAGAGCGTCATCATGACCGAGGAATTCGACTGGATCGGCGGCCAGCTGACCAGCCAAGGCGTGCCTTCCGACGAACATACCTGGGTCGAGCAATTTGGCATCACACGCTCTTACCGCAAGCTGCGCAATGGTGTGCGGCAATATTATCGCGACAATTATCCGCTGACCGAGGGCGCCCGCGCCTGGGGCGATCTCAATCCCGGCGGCGGCTGGGTGAGCCGCATCTGCGCCGAGCCGCGCGTCAGCCTGGCGGTCATGGAAGCGATGCTGATGCCCTATCGCGGTGCCGGCCGCCTTAGGGTGTTGCAGCCCTATCGTCCGGTCGCCGCTGATGTCGACGGCGACACCGTACGCTCCGTTACCGTCCGCCATCGCGATACCAACCGTGAGGTCGTCATCACGGCCGATTATATCCTCGATGCCACCGAGCTCGGCGATCTCTTGCCGATGACCCGCACGGATTACGCAAAAGGCTTCGAGGCGCAATCCGATACGGGAGAGCCGAGCGCGCCCTCGGAGGCGCAGCCCGACAATGTCCAGGCCGTGTCGATCTGCTTCGCAGTCGATTGCGTGGATGGCGACCAGACGATCGACAAGCCCGAGAATTACGACTACTGGCGCAAGTACCAGCCGCATTTCTGGGGCGGGCCGTTGCTCGGCTTCACCGCGCCGCACCCGCGCACGCTGGAATTCACTACGCGCAGCTTCACGCCCAATGTCGACGACGACCCACTGCTCGTCGATGCCGATCAGCGCAAGGGCGGCGGCGATGAAAACCTCTGGCTCTTCCGCCGTATTGCGGCGCGAGGCAATTTTCAGCCCGGCTTCTACCAGTCCGACATCTGTTTCGTGAACTGGCCGATGATCGACTACATGGACGGAACGATCATCGACGTTTCGGAGGACGACAAGGCACTGCACCTGAGGGCGGCCGCCGATCTTTCCTATTCTGTCTTCTACTGGCTGCAGACCGAGGCGCCGCGCATCGATGGCGGGCAGGGTTACCGCGGCTTGCGGCTTCGTGGTGACATCACCGGCACCGAGCATGGTCTCGCCATGGCGCCCTATATCCGCGAGAGCCGCCGCATCAAGCCCGTCACCCGTATCACTGAGCAGGACCTCTCCTATGAGGTTCGCGGCGGCAAGGGCGCGGTCAGCTATCGCGACAGCATCGGCATCGGCATGTACCGCATCGACCTGCACCCCTCGACCGGTGGCGATAACTACATCGACGTGCCGTCCTGCCCCTTCGAGATTCCGCTTGGCGCCCTGCTGCCACAGCGCATGACGAACCTGATTGCGGCCGGCAAGAATATCGGCACCACCCATATCACCAATGGATGTTACCGCCTGCATCCGGTCGAATGGAATATCGGCGAGGCGGCCGGCATGCTGGCCGCCCACTGCCTCGACAAGGGGCTGAAACCTCACCAGGTCCAGGAAAACGACACGCATCTCCACGACTTCCAGAAGGATCTTGTGCGGGAAGGCATCGAGATCCGCTGGCCGGTCATCGCGGCCTACTGA
- a CDS encoding ABC transporter substrate-binding protein has product MNKNTTLKSVLVALALTVPLACGGIANAQDAVNLRMTIWSAAEAHLKLFNEIAAGFKKDHPNVTVTFESLPFDTYTTALTTQIAGGNAPDMAWIFETAAYDFVNSGALYPLTDTLKATQGYNLDEVSTTATERWQKDGTLYAYPFSTSPFAVFVNNDLIKTAGAKTPAELIAAGEWTWDNAIATASAVGQKGKGGLIVRDFNYQIWQNLTSIWNGFGAAPWSADGKTCTMTEKPMVDALTFIHDAIFNKKAIPGPGENVDFFAGNAAMTITQISRASLLPKDKPFSWDLVPLPKGPAGDYALIGQAGIGVMQSGKNAKTAAEFVAYMTNPENSAKLSQFFPSARKSLLNAEVLKKTNPLLSKEQIDKVVIAGIATGKVIPGHTGFAQIQQIVRSGLDAVWRSDADVAGALKTICGQIGPLLKR; this is encoded by the coding sequence ATGAACAAGAACACGACACTGAAATCCGTGCTGGTGGCGCTCGCGCTCACCGTGCCGCTCGCCTGCGGCGGCATTGCCAATGCGCAGGACGCCGTCAATCTGCGCATGACCATCTGGAGCGCGGCAGAAGCACATCTGAAGCTTTTCAACGAGATTGCTGCCGGCTTCAAGAAGGATCATCCGAACGTCACTGTAACCTTCGAGTCGCTGCCGTTCGACACCTATACGACGGCTCTCACCACCCAGATCGCCGGCGGCAATGCGCCTGATATGGCCTGGATCTTCGAGACGGCCGCTTATGACTTCGTCAATTCCGGTGCGCTTTATCCGCTTACCGATACGCTGAAGGCGACGCAGGGATACAATCTCGACGAGGTGAGCACGACTGCCACGGAGCGCTGGCAGAAAGACGGTACGCTCTATGCCTACCCCTTTTCCACGTCGCCCTTTGCGGTTTTCGTCAACAATGACCTGATCAAGACGGCCGGTGCCAAGACACCTGCCGAGCTGATCGCCGCCGGCGAATGGACCTGGGACAACGCGATCGCGACAGCTTCGGCCGTCGGCCAGAAGGGCAAGGGCGGCCTGATCGTGCGCGATTTCAACTACCAGATCTGGCAGAACCTCACTTCGATCTGGAACGGCTTCGGTGCGGCACCCTGGAGTGCTGACGGTAAAACCTGCACGATGACCGAAAAGCCGATGGTCGATGCGCTCACTTTCATCCATGACGCGATCTTCAACAAGAAAGCGATCCCCGGTCCCGGCGAAAACGTCGATTTCTTCGCCGGTAATGCGGCGATGACCATCACCCAGATCAGCCGCGCATCGCTCCTGCCGAAGGACAAGCCCTTCTCCTGGGATCTCGTGCCGCTGCCGAAGGGGCCGGCCGGCGACTATGCGCTGATCGGCCAGGCAGGTATCGGCGTCATGCAATCGGGCAAGAATGCCAAGACGGCCGCCGAATTCGTCGCCTATATGACGAACCCGGAAAATTCGGCCAAGCTCAGCCAGTTCTTTCCTTCAGCCCGCAAGTCCCTGCTGAACGCCGAGGTGCTGAAAAAGACCAATCCGCTGCTCAGCAAAGAACAGATCGACAAGGTCGTCATCGCGGGCATCGCGACCGGCAAGGTCATCCCCGGCCATACCGGCTTTGCCCAGATCCAGCAGATCGTCCGCTCCGGCCTCGACGCCGTCTGGCGTTCGGATGCCGATGTTGCCGGCGCGCTTAAGACGATTTGCGGGCAGATCGGCCCGCTGCTCAAGCGCTGA
- a CDS encoding carbohydrate ABC transporter permease: protein MAVAQDNATLEGRSSSPFWTVARRDSLAGFLFIAPQLIGITIFVLIPLGLVFWYSLHEWNVLANTFTYTGMQNYQMLMEDPNLLQVLGSTAIFSAGLVVFNLSLALLLAVLLNQKLAGITVFRTLFFSPVVVSLVAWTIVWGFLLQKNGGINGMLLLFGLEGPNWLRGETTAMISVIVVQVFKNVGLNMILFLAALQGVPNELYEAARIDGAPRFKQFRRITLPLISPTILLTSIITIVGSLQVFAQIAVLTQGGPGLSTTVLVYYLYQQAFQFHFFGYGSTLSILLFLIVAVLTFAQWQLRKRIVFYES, encoded by the coding sequence ATGGCTGTCGCACAGGACAACGCAACACTGGAAGGCCGCTCGTCGTCGCCGTTCTGGACGGTTGCGCGGCGTGACAGCCTCGCCGGCTTCCTCTTCATCGCGCCGCAACTGATAGGGATCACCATCTTCGTGCTGATCCCGCTCGGTCTGGTCTTCTGGTATTCGCTGCATGAGTGGAACGTGCTCGCCAATACCTTCACCTATACCGGCATGCAGAACTACCAGATGCTGATGGAAGATCCGAACCTGCTGCAGGTGCTGGGGTCGACCGCAATCTTCTCCGCCGGGCTCGTGGTTTTCAACCTGTCGCTGGCTTTGTTGCTCGCGGTCCTTTTGAACCAGAAGCTTGCAGGCATCACGGTCTTCCGGACGCTGTTCTTCTCGCCTGTTGTCGTGTCGCTGGTGGCCTGGACGATCGTCTGGGGATTTCTTCTGCAGAAGAATGGCGGCATCAACGGCATGCTGCTGCTGTTTGGCCTCGAGGGTCCGAACTGGCTGCGCGGCGAGACCACCGCGATGATCTCGGTCATCGTCGTCCAGGTGTTCAAGAATGTCGGCCTCAATATGATCCTGTTTCTTGCGGCCCTCCAGGGTGTGCCGAACGAGCTCTATGAGGCGGCCCGCATCGATGGTGCGCCGCGTTTCAAGCAGTTCCGCCGCATTACTTTGCCGCTGATAAGCCCGACCATCCTGCTCACCTCGATCATTACCATCGTCGGATCGCTGCAGGTTTTCGCGCAAATTGCGGTGCTCACACAGGGTGGGCCGGGCCTCTCGACGACGGTGCTCGTCTATTACCTCTACCAGCAAGCCTTCCAGTTCCATTTCTTCGGCTACGGTTCGACGCTTTCGATCCTGCTCTTCCTGATCGTCGCCGTCCTGACCTTCGCCCAATGGCAATTGCGCAAGAGGATCGTGTTCTATGAAAGCTGA
- a CDS encoding carbohydrate ABC transporter permease has translation MKAEISPRMKVILYGLMCVLLIPFVFPTWWMVTSSVKPISDIFAFPPQLFPQSYDWTTYSKVFELQPFVKQYWNSAYIAAVVTVGTMIVSSMAGYAFARIKFPFANTIFMIVLLGLLIPSEVTIVPLFQMFLKAGMVNTHWPLVLVPIFGAPSVFATFVMRQFFVTLPVELEEAARVDGLGRFKIFRKIALPLARPALASVAIFTFLHSWNLYLEPIVFLSSADKFTLPQALTQYTDAYGGPMWNIQLAAATLTALPVLIVFIIAQKQFVEGLAHTGLKG, from the coding sequence ATGAAAGCTGAGATCTCCCCGCGCATGAAGGTCATTTTATACGGGCTGATGTGCGTGCTTCTCATCCCATTCGTTTTTCCGACCTGGTGGATGGTCACGTCTTCGGTGAAGCCGATCAGCGACATCTTCGCCTTTCCGCCGCAACTTTTCCCGCAGAGCTATGACTGGACGACCTATAGCAAGGTCTTCGAGCTGCAGCCTTTCGTGAAGCAATACTGGAACTCGGCCTATATTGCTGCGGTCGTCACTGTTGGCACGATGATCGTTTCGTCGATGGCCGGCTACGCCTTCGCGCGTATCAAGTTCCCGTTCGCCAACACAATCTTCATGATCGTTCTGCTCGGCCTTTTGATCCCCTCCGAAGTGACGATCGTGCCGCTCTTCCAGATGTTTCTGAAGGCCGGCATGGTCAACACGCATTGGCCGCTGGTGCTGGTGCCGATCTTTGGTGCGCCGAGCGTCTTTGCGACTTTCGTCATGCGGCAGTTCTTCGTGACCCTGCCGGTCGAACTGGAGGAGGCCGCCCGGGTCGATGGCCTCGGCCGTTTCAAAATCTTCCGCAAGATCGCCCTCCCGCTTGCAAGACCAGCGCTTGCCTCGGTGGCGATCTTTACCTTCCTGCATTCATGGAACCTCTATCTCGAACCGATAGTATTCCTGTCGAGCGCGGACAAGTTCACTCTGCCCCAGGCGCTCACCCAATATACCGACGCCTATGGCGGGCCGATGTGGAACATCCAGCTCGCTGCAGCAACACTGACGGCCCTGCCCGTTCTCATCGTTTTCATCATCGCGCAGAAGCAATTCGTCGAAGGCCTCGCGCATACCGGCCTCAAGGGCTGA
- a CDS encoding ABC transporter ATP-binding protein yields the protein MADVTLSRVRKSYGALDIIHGADLGIRDGEFVVLVGPSGCGKSTLLRMIAGLETITGGDIRIGGRVVNDLDPKDRDIAMVFQNYALYPHMTVATNMGFSLEHRGASKAQIAERVKWAADILGLSQLLDRYPRQLSGGQRQRVAMGRAIVRNPQVFLFDEPLSNLDAKLRVVMRGEIKSLHQRLKTTTIYVTHDQVEAMTMADKIVVLNAGKVEQIGAPLDLYDRPANQFVAGFIGSPSMNFLSGTITDKGFAAPGIVLPLPQTAPALSDRKLVYGIRPEHFSLEEAGVPAEIVLVEPMGSETQVTMKLGETQVTGVFRERVSMSPGATIRVRPELSDIHLFAADGGERLN from the coding sequence ATGGCTGACGTTACCCTTTCCCGTGTCCGCAAGAGTTATGGTGCGCTCGACATCATTCATGGTGCCGATCTCGGCATCCGCGACGGCGAATTCGTCGTGCTGGTCGGGCCATCCGGCTGCGGCAAGTCCACTTTGCTCAGGATGATCGCCGGGCTCGAGACGATTACCGGCGGGGACATCAGGATCGGCGGGCGGGTGGTCAACGATCTCGATCCGAAAGATCGCGATATCGCCATGGTCTTCCAGAACTACGCGCTCTATCCGCATATGACGGTCGCGACCAATATGGGCTTCTCGCTGGAGCATCGCGGCGCCAGCAAGGCGCAGATTGCCGAGCGGGTGAAATGGGCGGCCGATATACTCGGCCTGTCTCAACTTCTCGATCGTTATCCGCGCCAGCTCTCCGGTGGTCAGCGCCAGCGCGTCGCCATGGGCCGGGCGATCGTTCGCAATCCGCAGGTCTTCCTGTTCGACGAGCCATTGTCGAACCTCGACGCCAAACTGCGCGTCGTCATGCGTGGCGAAATCAAGAGCCTGCACCAGAGGCTGAAGACGACCACCATTTATGTCACCCATGACCAGGTCGAGGCGATGACCATGGCCGACAAGATCGTCGTGCTGAATGCTGGAAAGGTGGAACAGATCGGCGCTCCGCTCGACCTTTACGACCGGCCCGCCAACCAGTTCGTAGCCGGGTTCATCGGATCACCGTCCATGAACTTCTTGAGCGGCACGATCACCGATAAGGGGTTCGCAGCACCCGGCATTGTCTTGCCACTTCCGCAAACTGCCCCTGCACTGAGCGACCGCAAGCTTGTCTATGGCATCCGGCCCGAGCATTTCTCGCTCGAAGAAGCTGGCGTGCCGGCTGAGATCGTTCTGGTCGAGCCGATGGGGTCGGAAACCCAGGTGACAATGAAACTCGGTGAAACGCAAGTCACCGGCGTCTTTCGTGAGCGCGTATCGATGTCTCCAGGAGCGACAATCCGCGTGCGCCCGGAGCTTTCCGATATCCATCTCTTCGCTGCCGATGGCGGCGAACGTCTGAACTGA